A single window of Pristis pectinata isolate sPriPec2 chromosome 8, sPriPec2.1.pri, whole genome shotgun sequence DNA harbors:
- the zdhhc4 gene encoding palmitoyltransferase ZDHHC4 isoform X1, protein MDFLILFLIYLAISLSCMVVAIKFSRQSRECFTRISHHVTWMIGPMIPRWMQVAVQYALHRLIHQRNSFFLALHLLLEVAVYGEYSWEVFPYSLELGFTLSILLMPYILLFGKMYFFYLCCTSDPGIISPSNHKQLLKVYTYDGTLYQYARVCSTCKLVKPARSKHCRVCNRCVHRFDHHCVWVNNCIGALNIRYFLFYLVTLLGMAAAVGTVTIRFLVQVALMSNLPQAMYVNAEGEHEPVGVLFIVQKLFLTFPRILFMLGFTLLSFFLLAGYSAFHLFLVMTNQTSNEWYKYKNSCRCRVDNSRTDRRTWENVYHRGFITNMKEIICPVTTQKRFR, encoded by the exons ATGGATTTCCTCATTCTCTTCCTCATTTATTTGGCCATTTCCCTTTCCTGCATGGTGGTCGCCATCAAGTTTTCCAGACAAAGTCGGGAATGCTTTACAAGGATCTCCCACCATGTGACTTGG ATGATTGGGCCAATGATTCCTCGATGGATGCAGGTAGCAGTGCAGTATGCTTTACATAGGCTCATCCATCAGAG GAACTCCTTCTTCCTGGCCCTGCATCTTCTGTTGGAAGTAGCTGTATATGGAGAGTATTCCTGGGAGGTGTTCCCTTACTCCTTGGAATTGGGATTCACACTCAGTATCTTGCTGATGCCTTACATCCTGCTGTTTGGAAAGATGTACtttttctacctgtgctgcaccaGTGACCCTG GTATAATTTCTCCTTCAAACCACAAGCAGCTGCTGAAAGTGTATACGTATGATGGAACTTTGTACCAATATGCCCGTGTCTGCTCAACATGCAAACTCGTGAAACCGGCACGGTCAAAGCACTGCC gAGTGTGCAACCGCTGTGTCCATCGATTTGACCACCATTGTgtctgggtgaataactgcattGGGGCATTAAACATACGTTACTTCCTGTTCTACCTGGTGACCCTCTTGGGAATGGCAGCTGCAGTGGGAACAGTGACAATAAGATTTCTTGTCCAAGTGGCATTGATGTCTAATCTACCTCAGGCCATGTACGTGAACGCTGAGGGGGAACATGAGCCTGTTGGTGTCCTGTTTATAGTCCAG AAACTGTTCCTGACCTTTCCTCGGATCCTCTTCATGTTGGGCTTCACGCTGCTCTCCTTCTTCCTGCTGGCAGGATACTCTGCTTTTCACTTATTCTTAGTGATGACAAATCAAACATCAAATGAGTGGTACAAATACAAGAACAGCTGCAGATGTCGCGTGGACAACAGCCGCACAGACAGGCGAACATGGGAAAATGTCTATCATAGGGGGTTCATCACAAACATGAAAGAAATCATCTGCCCTGTGACAACTCAGAAAAGATTCAGATAA
- the zdhhc4 gene encoding palmitoyltransferase ZDHHC4 isoform X2 — MDFLILFLIYLAISLSCMVVAIKFSRQSRECFTRISHHVTWMIGPMIPRWMQVAVQYALHRLIHQRNSFFLALHLLLEVAVYGEYSWEVFPYSLELGFTLSILLMPYILLFGKMYFFYLCCTSDPGVCNRCVHRFDHHCVWVNNCIGALNIRYFLFYLVTLLGMAAAVGTVTIRFLVQVALMSNLPQAMYVNAEGEHEPVGVLFIVQKLFLTFPRILFMLGFTLLSFFLLAGYSAFHLFLVMTNQTSNEWYKYKNSCRCRVDNSRTDRRTWENVYHRGFITNMKEIICPVTTQKRFR; from the exons ATGGATTTCCTCATTCTCTTCCTCATTTATTTGGCCATTTCCCTTTCCTGCATGGTGGTCGCCATCAAGTTTTCCAGACAAAGTCGGGAATGCTTTACAAGGATCTCCCACCATGTGACTTGG ATGATTGGGCCAATGATTCCTCGATGGATGCAGGTAGCAGTGCAGTATGCTTTACATAGGCTCATCCATCAGAG GAACTCCTTCTTCCTGGCCCTGCATCTTCTGTTGGAAGTAGCTGTATATGGAGAGTATTCCTGGGAGGTGTTCCCTTACTCCTTGGAATTGGGATTCACACTCAGTATCTTGCTGATGCCTTACATCCTGCTGTTTGGAAAGATGTACtttttctacctgtgctgcaccaGTGACCCTG gAGTGTGCAACCGCTGTGTCCATCGATTTGACCACCATTGTgtctgggtgaataactgcattGGGGCATTAAACATACGTTACTTCCTGTTCTACCTGGTGACCCTCTTGGGAATGGCAGCTGCAGTGGGAACAGTGACAATAAGATTTCTTGTCCAAGTGGCATTGATGTCTAATCTACCTCAGGCCATGTACGTGAACGCTGAGGGGGAACATGAGCCTGTTGGTGTCCTGTTTATAGTCCAG AAACTGTTCCTGACCTTTCCTCGGATCCTCTTCATGTTGGGCTTCACGCTGCTCTCCTTCTTCCTGCTGGCAGGATACTCTGCTTTTCACTTATTCTTAGTGATGACAAATCAAACATCAAATGAGTGGTACAAATACAAGAACAGCTGCAGATGTCGCGTGGACAACAGCCGCACAGACAGGCGAACATGGGAAAATGTCTATCATAGGGGGTTCATCACAAACATGAAAGAAATCATCTGCCCTGTGACAACTCAGAAAAGATTCAGATAA
- the zdhhc4 gene encoding palmitoyltransferase ZDHHC4 isoform X3 — protein MPYILLFGKMYFFYLCCTSDPGIISPSNHKQLLKVYTYDGTLYQYARVCSTCKLVKPARSKHCRVCNRCVHRFDHHCVWVNNCIGALNIRYFLFYLVTLLGMAAAVGTVTIRFLVQVALMSNLPQAMYVNAEGEHEPVGVLFIVQKLFLTFPRILFMLGFTLLSFFLLAGYSAFHLFLVMTNQTSNEWYKYKNSCRCRVDNSRTDRRTWENVYHRGFITNMKEIICPVTTQKRFR, from the exons ATGCCTTACATCCTGCTGTTTGGAAAGATGTACtttttctacctgtgctgcaccaGTGACCCTG GTATAATTTCTCCTTCAAACCACAAGCAGCTGCTGAAAGTGTATACGTATGATGGAACTTTGTACCAATATGCCCGTGTCTGCTCAACATGCAAACTCGTGAAACCGGCACGGTCAAAGCACTGCC gAGTGTGCAACCGCTGTGTCCATCGATTTGACCACCATTGTgtctgggtgaataactgcattGGGGCATTAAACATACGTTACTTCCTGTTCTACCTGGTGACCCTCTTGGGAATGGCAGCTGCAGTGGGAACAGTGACAATAAGATTTCTTGTCCAAGTGGCATTGATGTCTAATCTACCTCAGGCCATGTACGTGAACGCTGAGGGGGAACATGAGCCTGTTGGTGTCCTGTTTATAGTCCAG AAACTGTTCCTGACCTTTCCTCGGATCCTCTTCATGTTGGGCTTCACGCTGCTCTCCTTCTTCCTGCTGGCAGGATACTCTGCTTTTCACTTATTCTTAGTGATGACAAATCAAACATCAAATGAGTGGTACAAATACAAGAACAGCTGCAGATGTCGCGTGGACAACAGCCGCACAGACAGGCGAACATGGGAAAATGTCTATCATAGGGGGTTCATCACAAACATGAAAGAAATCATCTGCCCTGTGACAACTCAGAAAAGATTCAGATAA